The proteins below come from a single Mauremys reevesii isolate NIE-2019 linkage group 6, ASM1616193v1, whole genome shotgun sequence genomic window:
- the LOC120408605 gene encoding A disintegrin and metalloproteinase with thrombospondin motifs 12-like, with protein MPCVQRNWITNFSFWVQFLLMQALCYGRNPQPGRFFFPDKRQEHFIRTLQEYHVVGPAKVDASGHFLSYSLHHHTSDARRKRDFSRKENLVYYKINHKEKELFFNLTVHRGFLSANYVLERRYGNHTGAKIVPYTGTSCHLIGTVLQPNSGNGPAAISTCNGLDV; from the exons ATGCCATGTGTGCAGAGAAACTGGATTACCAATTTTTCCTTTTGGGTCCAGTTCCTTCTCATGCAAGCGCTCTGCTATGGTAGAAATCCTCAACCGGGCAGATTTTTCTTTCCAGACAAGAGGCAAG AGCACTTTATCCGGACGCTGCAAGAATACCACGTGGTTGGTCCTGCAAAAGTAGATGCAAGTGGTCATTTTCTCTCTTACAGTTTACACCATCACACCTCAGATGCCAGGAGGAAAAGAGACTTCAGTAGAAAGGAAAACCTTGTGTATTATAAAATTAACCACAAGGAGAAGGAGCTGTTTTTTAACTTGACTGTCCATCGAGGATTCCTTTCTGCTAACTATGTATTGGAAAGGAGATACGGGAACCACACTGGTGCAAAGATTGTACCTTACACAGGAACCTCATGTCACCTCATTGGTACAGTCTTGCAGCCAAATTCTGGGAATGGACCAGCAGCCATCAGTACTTGCAATGGGCTG GATGTATAA
- the RXFP3 gene encoding relaxin-3 receptor 1, whose product MDAPCEPSYCSLAVSLKEAGEGASLAGHFGNGTNESLQELFRSINLERADGLQGGSSAVLRIVISSVYSVVCALGLVGNLLVLYLMKSKQGWKKSSIDLFVTSLALTDFQFVLTLPFWAVENALDFTWLFGKAMCKIVSYVTAMNMYASVFFLTAMSVARYHSVASALSSRRGGAGCCSAKWLCLLIWGAAMLASLPHAIFSTTATVFNEELCLVKFPEARGKSAQFWLGLYQAQKVLLGFLVPLAVISLCSLLLLRFLGERHVGRACGGPKRRAKVTRSVTVVVLSFFLCWLPNQALTAWGVLVKLNVAPFSPQYFLSQAYLFPVSVCLAHCNSCLNPLLYCLLRREFRAALRRLLWRLASPSLTATRPFTATTKPEPEEQALRALVPASPLPPAAAPQPELLYYPPGVVVCSGRWDVLPSSSAEQRC is encoded by the coding sequence ATGGACGCCCCGTGTGAGCCCAGCTACTGCTCGCTCGCCGTCAGCCTAAAGGAAGCCGGGGaaggagcctccctggccgggcACTTCGGCAACGGGACCAACGAGTCCCTGCAGGAGCTCTTCAGGAGCATCAACCTGGAGCGAGCCGACGGGCTGCAGGGGGGCAGCTCCGCCGTCCTGCGCATCGTCATCTCCAGCGTCTACTCGGTGGTGTGCGCCCTGGGGCTGGTGGGCAACCTGCTGGTGCTCTACCTGATGAAGAGCAAGCAGGGCTGGAAGAAATCCTCCATCGACCTCTTCGTGACCAGCCTGGCGCTCACCGACTTCCAGTTCGTGCTGACGCTGCCCTTCTGGGCGGTGGAGAACGCCCTGGACTTCACCTGGCTCTTCGGCAAGGCCATGTGCAAGATCGTCTCCTACGTGACGGCCATGAACATGTACGCCAGCGTCTTCTTCCTCACCGCCATGAGCGTGGCCCGCTACCACTCCGTGGCCTCGGCGCTGAGCAGCCGGCGGGGCGGCGCCGGGTGCTGCTCGGCCAAGTGGCTCTGCCTCCTCATCTGGGGCGCGGCCATGctggcctccctgccccacgCCATCTTCTCCACCACCGCCACCGTCTTCAACGAGGAGCTCTGCCTGGTCAAGTTCCCCGAGGCCCGGGGAAAGAGCGCCCAGTTCTGGCTGGGCCTCTACCAGGCCCAGAAGGTGCTGCTGGGCTTCCTGGTGCCGCTGGCGGTCATCAGCCTctgctcgctgctgctgctgcgcttcCTGGGCGAGCGCCACGTGGGCCGGGCCTGCGGCGGGCCCAAGCGGCGGGCCAAGGTGACCCGCTCGGTGACGGTGGTGGTGCTCTCCTTcttcctctgctggctgcccAACCAGGCGCTCACCGCCTGGGGCGTCCTGGTCAAGCTCAACGTGGCGCCCTTCAGCCCGCAGTACTTCCTCTCGCAGGCCTACCTCTTCCCCGTCAGCGTGTGCCTGGCGCACTGCAACAGCTGCCTCAACCCGCTGCTCTACTGCCTGCTGCGCCGCGAGTTCCGCGCCGCCCTGCGCCGCCTGCTCTGGCGCCTGGCCTCGCCCTCGCTCACCGCCACGCGCCCCTTCACCGCCACCACCAAGCCCGAGCCCGAGGAGCAGGCGCTGCGCGCCCTGGTGCCCGCCAGCCCGctgccccccgccgccgccccccAGCCCGAGCTCCTCTACTACCCGCCCGGCGTGGTGGTGTGCAGCGGCCGCTGGGACGTGCTGCCCAGCAGCTCCGCCGAGCAGCGCTGCTGA